From a region of the Constantimarinum furrinae genome:
- a CDS encoding hemerythrin domain-containing protein — MNIFEAIRKDHDLQRELCDKLTKTEGASDTRKQLFKALKHELNVHAIAEERHFYSPLIHNDMMQEHARHGIAEHHEIDDLVEQLEETDMDSPAWLVYAKQLCEKVEHHLEDEEHTFFQLAGKVFTETQKKALAKDYREAMSEKR; from the coding sequence ATGAATATATTTGAAGCCATTCGAAAAGATCACGATCTGCAACGGGAGTTGTGTGATAAATTAACAAAAACTGAAGGTGCCAGCGATACCAGAAAGCAACTGTTTAAAGCATTGAAACACGAATTAAATGTTCACGCTATTGCCGAAGAACGTCATTTCTACTCACCCTTAATTCACAATGATATGATGCAGGAACACGCCCGTCACGGGATTGCAGAGCATCACGAAATTGACGATCTGGTAGAACAACTGGAAGAGACCGATATGGATTCTCCTGCCTGGCTGGTCTATGCCAAGCAACTATGTGAAAAAGTAGAGCACCATCTTGAAGACGAGGAACATACCTTCTTTCAATTGGCCGGAAAGGTATTTACCGAAACTCAGAAGAAAGCACTGGCAAAAGACTACCGGGAAGCGATGAGTGAAAAGCGATAA
- a CDS encoding glycoside hydrolase family 113 encodes MHKISLVLIVLCCSVFSACTQTTTTKINGVSYVASRDAMDRDQLDPLTAVNANYAAIMPFGFIRSVDDPKVIFDTQRQWFGETRRGVKQCIDMLHENNIKVMVKPQLWLSRGEFTGYLKLNSEEEWRVLEDSYRGFILTFAEVAQETGADMFCIGTELEQFIVSRTDFWNTLIAEVKEVYHGKLTYAANWDEYKRVPFWNQLDYIGVDAYFPVSESKTPGIEEAKAGWQPWKAEMKALSEANDLKIVFTEFGYRSVDYAGKEPWKSDRDMKEVNMEAQTNLTQALFDELWDEPWIAGGFVWKWFPDHHTVGGIENSQFTPQNKPAEKIIAQRFSTSK; translated from the coding sequence ATGCATAAAATTTCTCTAGTCCTTATCGTGCTCTGCTGTTCCGTTTTTTCGGCTTGCACCCAAACGACCACCACAAAAATTAACGGAGTAAGTTATGTTGCTTCTCGGGATGCGATGGACAGGGATCAACTGGATCCTCTCACCGCGGTGAATGCAAATTATGCTGCTATTATGCCTTTCGGTTTTATCCGTTCGGTGGACGATCCTAAGGTTATTTTCGACACCCAAAGACAGTGGTTTGGAGAGACAAGAAGAGGGGTGAAGCAGTGTATCGATATGCTTCATGAAAATAATATTAAGGTCATGGTGAAACCTCAACTTTGGCTGTCAAGAGGGGAATTTACCGGGTATTTAAAATTGAATTCCGAAGAAGAATGGAGGGTGTTAGAAGACAGCTATCGCGGTTTTATTCTAACATTCGCTGAAGTAGCACAGGAAACCGGAGCCGATATGTTTTGTATTGGGACAGAACTGGAACAGTTTATCGTGTCACGTACAGATTTCTGGAATACCCTTATAGCTGAAGTTAAAGAAGTTTACCACGGAAAACTGACCTACGCAGCCAATTGGGATGAATACAAACGGGTTCCTTTTTGGAATCAACTCGACTATATTGGAGTGGATGCCTATTTTCCTGTTTCTGAAAGTAAAACACCCGGTATTGAAGAGGCTAAAGCGGGATGGCAGCCATGGAAGGCCGAAATGAAAGCGTTATCTGAAGCTAATGATCTAAAAATAGTATTTACAGAGTTTGGATACAGAAGTGTCGACTATGCCGGAAAGGAACCATGGAAGAGCGACAGGGATATGAAAGAGGTAAATATGGAAGCCCAAACCAATCTCACCCAGGCATTATTTGATGAATTATGGGACGAACCATGGATAGCCGGCGGATTTGTCTGGAAGTGGTTCCCAGATCATCACACGGTTGGTGGCATAGAGAACTCACAGTTTACGCCCCAGAACAAACCTGCGGAAAAAATAATTGCTCAGCGTTTTAGTACCTCAAAGTAA
- a CDS encoding DUF547 domain-containing protein, whose protein sequence is MKNTVLLFLAMMVCFSSEVVSQTLSGFFDEADALFGRYVSNGKVDYDALKQDPQPLESLLKTAAMISVSEADKSAYQAFWINAYNLAVIKGVIDNYPLNSPLDVDGFFDRTTYKLGGKILTLNDIENKMLRAKFNDARVHFVLVCGAKGCPPLISTAYTPASVETKLQEQTIKALNDPQFIRVSEGNVSLSEIFKWYKDDFVKKGRTEIDFLNKFRKEKILKGSSVSYYTYNWSLNKK, encoded by the coding sequence ATGAAAAATACTGTACTACTATTTTTGGCAATGATGGTCTGCTTCTCTTCCGAAGTAGTTTCACAAACCTTATCGGGTTTTTTCGATGAGGCAGATGCTTTATTCGGGCGCTATGTTTCTAACGGAAAAGTAGATTATGATGCTTTAAAACAAGATCCACAGCCATTGGAATCTCTTCTTAAAACAGCAGCAATGATCTCGGTTTCTGAAGCAGACAAGAGTGCTTATCAGGCGTTTTGGATCAACGCCTATAATCTCGCCGTTATTAAAGGTGTTATTGACAACTACCCCTTAAATTCTCCTCTCGATGTAGATGGCTTTTTTGATAGGACAACATATAAGCTGGGCGGAAAAATACTTACGTTGAATGACATAGAAAATAAAATGTTGCGCGCTAAATTTAACGATGCGCGTGTTCATTTTGTCTTGGTGTGTGGAGCCAAAGGCTGTCCGCCATTGATCTCTACGGCTTACACCCCGGCCAGTGTCGAGACGAAGCTTCAGGAACAAACGATCAAAGCGTTAAATGATCCACAGTTTATAAGAGTTTCAGAAGGAAACGTATCGCTGTCGGAAATTTTCAAATGGTACAAAGATGATTTTGTCAAGAAAGGCCGGACCGAGATCGATTTTCTGAATAAATTCAGAAAGGAAAAAATACTAAAAGGCAGTTCTGTAAGTTACTATACATATAATTGGAGTCTTAATAAAAAATAA
- a CDS encoding NAD(P)/FAD-dependent oxidoreductase: MEHIVIIGNGISGVTAARHIRKLSDKKITMISAETDYFFSRTALMYIYMGHMKYEHTKPYEDWFWSKNRIDLKKGYVHRVHTKTKEVELTGGDRITFDKLIIAVGSKSNKFGWPGQDLDGVQGLYSFQDLEALEENAPNNKSCKRAVIVGGGLIGIELAEMLSTRKIPVTFLAREESFWNNVLPKGESEMLNRHIKSHHIDLRLGVNLGEILANENGKARAVTIKETGEQIACDLVGLTAGVSPNVDFLKESEIEIDKGVKVNRFLETNVKDIYAIGDCAQQENPNPNRRPVEAVWYTGRMMGEVVAQTICGNRREYNPGHWFNSAKFFDIEYQTYGWVFPDKKDYESHFHWKHDDDTKCITIAYHKETGAFLGINTFGIRLKHEVMDRWLTEKKKIDYVIENLKQANFDPEFYRTFEKEILLAYNQQHITA; encoded by the coding sequence ATGGAACACATTGTAATTATCGGAAATGGGATTTCAGGCGTAACAGCAGCCAGACATATCCGCAAGCTTTCAGATAAAAAAATTACAATGATCTCTGCCGAGACCGATTATTTCTTTTCACGTACCGCCTTAATGTATATTTACATGGGGCATATGAAATATGAGCACACCAAACCTTACGAAGACTGGTTTTGGAGTAAGAATAGGATCGATCTTAAGAAGGGATACGTTCATAGAGTTCACACCAAGACAAAAGAAGTAGAGTTGACCGGAGGTGATCGCATAACATTCGACAAACTCATTATAGCAGTCGGTTCCAAATCGAATAAATTTGGCTGGCCGGGACAGGATCTGGATGGAGTTCAAGGACTTTATTCCTTTCAGGATCTGGAGGCGTTGGAAGAAAACGCACCTAATAATAAATCCTGTAAGCGAGCTGTGATCGTTGGGGGCGGACTCATAGGCATCGAGCTGGCCGAAATGTTGTCTACACGAAAAATTCCTGTCACCTTTCTGGCTCGGGAAGAATCTTTCTGGAACAACGTGCTTCCTAAAGGAGAAAGTGAAATGCTTAACAGGCATATAAAAAGTCATCATATCGATCTGCGTTTGGGAGTGAATTTGGGAGAGATCCTTGCCAATGAAAATGGCAAAGCCCGAGCTGTGACCATAAAAGAGACCGGGGAGCAAATAGCCTGCGACCTGGTGGGACTCACTGCCGGAGTTTCTCCAAATGTCGATTTTCTCAAAGAAAGTGAGATCGAAATAGACAAAGGAGTAAAAGTGAATCGATTTCTGGAGACAAATGTAAAAGACATTTATGCCATTGGCGATTGTGCGCAACAGGAAAACCCGAATCCCAATCGCAGACCCGTAGAAGCGGTGTGGTATACCGGACGAATGATGGGTGAAGTCGTGGCACAGACCATTTGTGGTAATCGCAGAGAATACAATCCCGGACATTGGTTTAACAGCGCAAAGTTTTTCGACATAGAATATCAGACCTATGGCTGGGTATTTCCCGATAAAAAGGACTACGAATCGCACTTCCATTGGAAGCACGATGATGACACCAAATGTATTACGATTGCCTATCACAAGGAAACCGGAGCTTTCCTAGGGATCAATACCTTCGGAATACGATTGAAACACGAAGTGATGGACCGATGGCTCACCGAAAAAAAGAAAATAGATTATGTGATAGAAAATTTAAAACAGGCTAATTTCGATCCCGAATTTTATCGCACTTTCGAAAAGGAGATCCTTTTGGCATATAACCAGCAACATATAACCGCATAG
- a CDS encoding 4Fe-4S binding protein has protein sequence MSTFQRNMSLTGEPPKTINTQQKIATVIGLTGLVILLIALFNVDLPNNTLWLTVALCSMGAGTIWFGIAAYAHKHPGIKNDGVYFKSLSSRGFWAWILGITMTLFYVVLYWFPQYLGLVTDGENKGVIALFDPLSKFISGNSASQWFVYGTLYTLAILSFGIKFILKYRHNRYEIIRTISVMFFQLSFAFMIPEMLVRFNLPYYDFKNIWPLNYDLFADYKIDEFISAGDVGLIMLIFGVLSIFVITPILTYKYGKRWYCSWVCGCGGLAETAGDPFRHLSDKSQGAWKIERWVVHSVVVFVTVMTTAVVFSYLRGNESDAISEWSGLEDKVVLLSATEGKPLGERIKAAEKAKANSVYFINKNPQSDIPAVTNTEDINIPFYIISETENEVALQRIKAGYGGTLLLEGANEKYITVDDKKDVSVYDNLWISKEFFIWFVIGLLTIVFAWVMIFRREQLAKDAKYGAIGYFVVVISILLFTYYSNPGKLFFFDAYQLRKTYGFVIGAMFSGVIGVGFYPIFGSRVWCRFGCPMAAILGFQQRLFSRFRITTNGGQCISCGNCSTYCEMGIDVRAYAQKGENIVRSSCVGCGICSAVCPRGVLKLENGPLKGRIEGNEVLLGNDVDLMEHVNSN, from the coding sequence ATGAGTACGTTTCAACGAAATATGTCGCTAACAGGAGAACCTCCAAAGACCATTAATACCCAACAGAAAATTGCCACTGTAATTGGTTTAACAGGACTTGTTATACTTCTTATAGCGCTTTTCAATGTCGACCTTCCAAACAATACCCTGTGGCTTACCGTAGCGCTTTGTTCGATGGGAGCCGGAACGATCTGGTTTGGGATCGCAGCCTATGCCCACAAACATCCTGGGATTAAGAACGATGGAGTGTATTTTAAATCCCTATCCTCCAGAGGATTCTGGGCCTGGATACTTGGGATCACTATGACCCTATTCTATGTCGTCCTCTATTGGTTTCCTCAATATTTAGGTTTAGTAACCGATGGCGAGAATAAGGGCGTTATTGCTCTGTTCGATCCTTTGAGTAAATTTATAAGTGGCAATTCTGCAAGCCAATGGTTTGTATACGGCACGCTTTACACACTCGCTATTCTTTCCTTCGGAATAAAATTCATTCTTAAATACCGTCACAACCGATATGAGATCATTAGAACCATCTCGGTAATGTTTTTTCAGTTGTCTTTTGCTTTTATGATCCCTGAAATGCTGGTGCGTTTTAACCTGCCGTATTACGATTTTAAAAATATTTGGCCCCTCAATTATGACCTGTTTGCCGATTATAAGATCGACGAATTTATAAGTGCAGGCGACGTGGGATTGATCATGCTTATTTTTGGTGTACTATCTATTTTTGTTATCACCCCAATTCTAACTTACAAGTACGGTAAACGCTGGTATTGCAGCTGGGTTTGTGGCTGTGGCGGACTCGCAGAAACTGCGGGTGACCCCTTCAGGCATCTAAGTGATAAGAGTCAGGGTGCATGGAAAATTGAGCGTTGGGTTGTTCACAGTGTGGTGGTTTTTGTTACGGTCATGACGACCGCTGTCGTGTTTTCCTATTTACGCGGAAACGAATCGGATGCTATTTCAGAATGGAGCGGACTGGAAGATAAGGTTGTTTTACTAAGTGCTACTGAAGGAAAGCCGCTAGGTGAACGTATTAAGGCTGCTGAAAAGGCCAAAGCGAACTCGGTTTATTTTATCAATAAGAATCCGCAATCGGACATCCCAGCGGTTACCAATACTGAAGATATCAACATTCCTTTCTATATCATTTCAGAAACTGAAAACGAAGTGGCTTTGCAGCGAATTAAAGCGGGATATGGTGGTACATTGCTGCTTGAGGGTGCCAATGAAAAATATATCACGGTCGATGATAAAAAGGATGTTTCGGTGTATGACAATTTATGGATCTCTAAGGAATTCTTTATTTGGTTCGTTATAGGTCTCCTCACTATTGTTTTTGCATGGGTAATGATATTTAGGAGAGAGCAACTGGCAAAGGATGCCAAATACGGCGCCATTGGTTATTTTGTCGTGGTGATCTCTATCTTATTGTTTACCTATTATAGTAACCCCGGAAAGCTGTTCTTTTTTGATGCCTACCAGCTTCGAAAAACCTACGGCTTTGTTATTGGAGCCATGTTTAGTGGCGTAATAGGTGTTGGTTTTTACCCCATCTTCGGAAGTAGGGTTTGGTGTCGCTTTGGATGTCCCATGGCAGCGATCCTGGGATTTCAGCAGCGTTTATTTTCCCGATTCAGAATCACTACAAATGGCGGACAATGTATCTCCTGCGGAAATTGCTCTACCTATTGCGAAATGGGGATCGATGTACGCGCCTATGCTCAGAAAGGTGAAAATATTGTTCGATCCAGCTGTGTAGGCTGTGGAATTTGCTCGGCGGTTTGTCCGCGGGGTGTCTTAAAATTGGAAAATGGTCCGTTGAAAGGAAGGATCGAAGGCAATGAAGTTTTACTCGGTAACGATGTCGATCTCATGGAACATGTAAACAGCAATTAA
- a CDS encoding glycosyltransferase family 2 protein, whose amino-acid sequence MDQQIKVIIPAYDEAASIAKVIAAIPDGVDEVIVVNNNSGDDTAVVAANAGATVLNEPRRGYGYACLKGIDYIKKLDILPDIVVFLDGDFSDYPEELTKIVNPIVKTDCDFVIGARVKKLREPGSMTFPQRFGNWLATTLMRLFFRSRFTDLGPFRAITFEKLIALNMQDKTYGWTVEMQLKVLKRKYNYTEVPVHYRNRIGKSKVSGTIKGAIFAGVKILGWIFKYSIKK is encoded by the coding sequence ATGGATCAGCAAATTAAAGTTATCATCCCCGCCTATGACGAAGCAGCATCGATTGCGAAAGTAATTGCTGCTATTCCGGATGGTGTGGATGAAGTGATCGTAGTGAATAATAACTCGGGCGATGACACGGCAGTTGTTGCTGCAAATGCAGGAGCAACGGTCCTAAATGAACCTAGACGAGGTTATGGTTATGCGTGTTTAAAGGGGATCGATTATATTAAAAAGTTGGATATTCTTCCGGATATCGTGGTTTTTCTTGACGGAGATTTTAGCGATTACCCCGAAGAACTTACAAAAATTGTTAACCCCATTGTGAAAACTGATTGTGATTTTGTCATAGGGGCACGTGTTAAAAAATTACGGGAGCCGGGATCCATGACCTTTCCACAACGCTTTGGCAATTGGCTTGCAACCACTTTGATGCGGCTTTTCTTTAGGTCACGATTCACCGATCTCGGTCCGTTTAGAGCCATAACGTTTGAAAAACTTATCGCACTGAACATGCAGGATAAAACCTATGGCTGGACCGTTGAAATGCAGCTGAAGGTCTTAAAAAGAAAATACAACTACACCGAGGTGCCTGTTCACTACCGAAACCGGATTGGAAAATCCAAAGTATCAGGTACGATAAAAGGTGCTATCTTTGCAGGCGTCAAAATTTTGGGCTGGATCTTTAAATACAGCATAAAAAAATGA
- a CDS encoding cellulose synthase family protein has translation MILETIIILIYSVALILIFLYALAQLNLLFNYLSARKNCDKDCALFDLSNPEETPMITIQLPVYNELYVMERLLNNIAEMDYPKDKLEIQVLDDSTDESFQTTAQQIIELQTQGLNIQHITRKDRKNFKAGALKEGLKIAKGEYIAIFDADFLPKKNWLKRTIPYFKDSEIGVVQTRWGHLNRNYSVLTRVQAFALDAHFTLEQVGRNSKGHFINFNGTAGVWRKECILDAGNWEGDTLTEDLDLSYRAQLKNWKFKYLEEVETPAELPVVISAARSQQFRWNKGGAENFKKMAWRVLKSGNVPLKTKVHGILHLLNSTMFLNILIVAILSIPMLYIKNEYEHLKIYFFVMSFFIISTVIFFICYWFTYKNIYGGGIRKFLKYTMMFFTFFSIAMGFSLHNSIAVLEGHMGKKSEFIRTPKFNISTLKESWKGNKYLSKNVSANVIIEGLLMLYFGFGMYSAFVVGDQGGDFGLFPFHLMLFLGFGFVFFKSLTSKA, from the coding sequence ATGATCTTAGAAACTATTATCATCCTTATTTATTCTGTAGCGCTCATACTTATTTTTCTGTATGCGTTGGCACAGTTAAACTTGCTATTCAATTACTTGAGCGCCAGGAAAAACTGCGACAAGGATTGCGCGCTTTTTGATCTAAGCAATCCCGAAGAAACCCCAATGATCACCATACAGTTACCGGTTTATAACGAGTTGTACGTGATGGAGCGCTTGCTCAATAATATTGCTGAAATGGATTATCCGAAGGATAAACTTGAGATTCAGGTGTTAGACGATTCCACTGATGAATCGTTCCAAACCACGGCACAGCAAATAATTGAATTACAAACACAGGGACTCAATATTCAGCATATTACCAGGAAAGATCGAAAAAATTTTAAGGCCGGTGCTTTAAAAGAAGGCTTAAAGATCGCCAAAGGGGAATATATTGCCATTTTCGATGCAGATTTTCTTCCGAAGAAAAACTGGCTAAAACGAACCATTCCTTATTTTAAAGATTCAGAAATTGGCGTGGTTCAAACCCGTTGGGGTCATCTAAACAGAAATTATTCGGTACTCACCCGTGTTCAGGCTTTTGCACTCGATGCACACTTTACCCTGGAACAGGTGGGCAGGAACAGCAAAGGACATTTTATAAATTTTAACGGTACGGCCGGAGTTTGGAGAAAGGAATGTATTCTTGACGCAGGAAACTGGGAAGGCGACACCCTAACCGAGGATCTGGATCTTAGTTATCGTGCCCAGCTCAAGAATTGGAAGTTTAAATACCTGGAAGAGGTGGAAACACCAGCCGAATTACCCGTAGTTATTAGTGCAGCGAGATCTCAACAATTCCGATGGAATAAGGGAGGGGCCGAAAATTTCAAGAAAATGGCATGGAGGGTGTTAAAAAGTGGCAATGTTCCATTAAAGACCAAAGTTCACGGGATACTCCATTTGCTCAACAGTACGATGTTCCTCAACATTTTGATCGTGGCTATTTTAAGTATCCCGATGTTGTATATTAAAAACGAATACGAGCATTTAAAGATCTATTTCTTCGTAATGAGTTTCTTCATTATTAGCACAGTTATCTTCTTTATTTGCTATTGGTTTACCTACAAGAATATTTACGGCGGCGGTATCCGGAAATTTTTAAAGTACACCATGATGTTCTTTACCTTTTTCTCGATAGCCATGGGGTTTTCTCTCCATAATTCTATCGCTGTTTTGGAGGGACATATGGGTAAAAAGAGTGAATTTATTCGCACGCCTAAATTCAACATAAGCACCTTAAAAGAAAGCTGGAAAGGGAACAAATATCTTTCAAAGAACGTATCTGCCAATGTGATCATTGAAGGGTTACTGATGCTTTATTTTGGCTTCGGAATGTACAGCGCATTTGTTGTGGGTGATCAGGGGGGTGACTTTGGTCTTTTCCCGTTTCATCTAATGCTCTTTTTAGGATTTGGATTCGTGTTCTTTAAAAGTCTTACCAGTAAAGCCTGA
- a CDS encoding lipid A-modifier LpxR family protein, giving the protein MAKPYTLNIFSYFWGMINQPKAIVILSLFLFFISEAYSQTTNEKKEKPTYFKKQVELLHDNDFLLFTDWYYTTGSFISYRILLNELEEVRYKRQIEFSLSQEYYTPSNVESEDIEDFDRPYAGYSALTSKLTFSNNNYLLDFTFQMGVSGAISGAEGFQSWFHSTNESKDPSWIGQIDDAVHANFYANYTKEWKFLPKPFSVHAAWRSGLAMGTKDIFIQNQALFYFGKRNDIMNTMAYRQLGEVRPEFFFVVKFAYRYVMHDGLLEGIIVGDNSEFVLDPINNVFIYGIEGFYRKRRMEFKLGYNYSSRKAPTTDLHTWITLSVARNF; this is encoded by the coding sequence ATGGCTAAACCATACACCTTGAATATCTTTTCCTATTTTTGGGGCATGATCAACCAACCAAAGGCGATCGTTATATTATCACTATTTCTGTTTTTTATTTCTGAAGCTTATTCACAGACTACGAATGAAAAAAAGGAAAAACCAACCTATTTCAAAAAACAGGTTGAGCTACTGCACGACAATGATTTTCTGTTGTTTACCGATTGGTACTATACTACCGGATCCTTTATTAGTTATCGCATCCTCCTCAATGAACTGGAGGAGGTTCGCTATAAAAGACAAATTGAATTTTCCCTGTCTCAGGAATATTATACTCCGTCTAATGTTGAGTCTGAAGACATTGAAGATTTCGACAGGCCATACGCCGGCTATAGTGCATTAACCAGCAAGCTTACATTTTCGAACAACAATTATTTGCTCGATTTTACTTTTCAAATGGGTGTATCCGGAGCAATTTCGGGGGCCGAAGGGTTTCAAAGTTGGTTTCATTCTACCAACGAATCTAAGGATCCAAGCTGGATCGGACAGATCGATGACGCTGTTCATGCCAATTTTTACGCCAATTACACGAAAGAGTGGAAGTTCTTGCCTAAGCCATTTAGTGTGCATGCCGCCTGGAGATCGGGATTGGCGATGGGAACCAAGGATATATTTATTCAAAACCAGGCTCTATTCTATTTTGGAAAACGCAATGACATAATGAATACCATGGCGTATCGCCAGCTTGGGGAGGTGAGACCGGAATTCTTTTTTGTAGTAAAATTTGCCTATCGTTATGTAATGCACGATGGTCTTTTGGAAGGCATCATTGTAGGAGATAATTCAGAATTTGTATTGGATCCGATCAATAATGTTTTTATTTACGGAATTGAGGGTTTTTATCGCAAACGGAGAATGGAATTTAAACTGGGTTACAATTACTCATCGCGTAAAGCTCCCACTACCGACTTGCATACCTGGATCACACTTTCTGTCGCCAGAAATTTCTAG
- a CDS encoding M20/M25/M40 family metallo-hydrolase has protein sequence MRAFFILFFICFLISCKPETKPVVSMQEDVTFLADDALKGRQTGTEGEQLAAEYIAKRFEELGLEPKGDNQSYFQEFTFRPSSNPHEQAEFADSENDSTQTGINVVGYLDHNAASTIVIGAHYDHLGLGGEGSLYREGEAIHNGADDNASGVAVMLDLARRLSENKKNNYLFIGFSGEEMGLLGSSYFVKNSTIDLEQINYMINMDMVGRLNTERTVAVHGVGTSPVFKQTLFASNTFDLNIAEHESGIGPSDHTSFYLADIPVLHFFTGQHSDYHKPGDDADKLNYDGMQIISDYIYGVINELSNQGKLAFRKTKNESEVVPEFKVTLGVVPDYLFTGKGMRIDGVSEDKPAIKAGLKKGDIVVKMGEYDVTDMMSYMKTLSKFEKGEKTIVTVKRGEQPLEVEVEF, from the coding sequence ATGCGGGCATTTTTTATACTATTTTTTATTTGCTTTCTAATTTCCTGTAAACCGGAAACAAAACCTGTAGTGTCTATGCAGGAGGATGTTACGTTTTTAGCCGATGATGCTTTAAAAGGCAGGCAAACCGGAACAGAGGGAGAACAGTTAGCTGCAGAATATATAGCGAAACGTTTTGAGGAACTGGGACTTGAGCCAAAGGGCGACAACCAAAGTTATTTTCAGGAATTTACATTTAGACCCAGCAGTAATCCACACGAACAGGCCGAGTTTGCCGATAGTGAAAATGATAGCACACAAACCGGAATAAACGTTGTGGGCTATTTAGATCATAATGCGGCATCTACTATAGTCATTGGTGCACATTACGATCACTTAGGACTGGGGGGAGAAGGATCGCTATATCGCGAGGGAGAAGCCATTCATAACGGGGCCGATGATAACGCGAGCGGCGTAGCAGTGATGTTGGACCTGGCCCGTAGACTTTCAGAAAATAAAAAAAATAATTATCTGTTTATCGGGTTTTCTGGTGAGGAAATGGGACTTTTAGGATCATCGTACTTCGTAAAAAACTCAACCATAGACTTAGAACAAATTAACTATATGATCAATATGGATATGGTGGGTAGGCTTAATACCGAAAGAACGGTTGCCGTTCACGGTGTGGGAACATCCCCGGTGTTTAAACAAACCTTGTTTGCCAGCAATACCTTCGATCTGAATATTGCCGAGCATGAAAGCGGGATCGGACCCAGCGATCATACTTCTTTTTATCTGGCCGATATCCCGGTACTACATTTCTTTACAGGGCAGCATAGTGATTATCACAAGCCCGGAGATGACGCCGACAAATTGAACTATGACGGGATGCAGATCATTTCAGATTATATCTATGGAGTCATCAATGAATTAAGCAATCAAGGCAAGCTGGCCTTTAGAAAAACAAAGAACGAAAGTGAAGTGGTCCCCGAATTTAAAGTGACTTTAGGAGTTGTTCCCGATTATCTATTTACCGGAAAAGGCATGCGTATTGATGGCGTTAGTGAAGACAAACCTGCCATTAAAGCCGGCCTGAAAAAAGGGGACATAGTAGTTAAAATGGGGGAATACGACGTGACCGATATGATGAGCTATATGAAAACACTTTCGAAATTTGAAAAAGGTGAAAAAACTATAGTAACGGTAAAAAGAGGGGAGCAGCCACTTGAAGTGGAAGTAGAATTCTAG